The proteins below come from a single Gammaproteobacteria bacterium genomic window:
- a CDS encoding IS66 family transposase has protein sequence MASLDKTSVRNEVSRLKADFEQLSCDGKVPRETQVLMNSMFMMMELMLSIFLERITKKDSRNSSKPSSQTEKDDSSLSHPGSQGKGKNENGALLKNTRVKESVTLSRVRLCDVCGEDLDNTPCSHHERRTKIDIVFEKVVEHVDAEVKQCPVCDATVKGKFPADMHGPLQYGDGLKAFVINLLVSQMVAINRAQTLLTSMIGVVISEATLLAFVLRLHRALERWEQHATAQLLKAPSMHVDETSLRVDKQNHWIHVYSAGEITLKFLHRKRGTAAISSIDIIPRYGGAIIHDCWSSYLSYDHCSHGLCGSHLLRELTFIVDANDYAWARHMKRLLQESCATVSRSTEKRLTDEALARLQKRYRTILTRGEKELPPIPQKPSGKRGKLAKSDAHNLLERLQKHEASVLLFAKNPHVSFTNNRAERDLRMSKVKQKVSGCFRSEIYAQAYCRISSYLQTMANKGHNPLIAIQMALAGEVNLIGGE, from the coding sequence ATGGCAAGCCTAGACAAAACCTCGGTCAGAAACGAAGTCAGCCGGTTGAAAGCGGATTTTGAGCAGCTCAGTTGCGACGGTAAAGTGCCTCGCGAAACTCAGGTGCTTATGAATAGCATGTTCATGATGATGGAGCTGATGCTCTCCATTTTTCTGGAAAGAATAACCAAGAAAGACAGCCGCAACTCCAGCAAGCCCTCCTCCCAAACGGAAAAGGACGACTCCTCGTTGAGTCATCCGGGGAGCCAGGGTAAGGGGAAAAACGAAAACGGCGCCCTGCTGAAAAACACGCGCGTCAAAGAGAGTGTGACTCTTTCTAGAGTCCGCCTCTGCGATGTATGTGGCGAAGATCTGGATAATACGCCCTGTAGTCACCATGAAAGACGGACGAAGATCGATATTGTTTTTGAGAAAGTCGTTGAGCATGTGGATGCCGAGGTCAAGCAGTGCCCGGTCTGCGATGCGACGGTCAAAGGGAAGTTCCCGGCGGATATGCACGGCCCGTTGCAATACGGCGATGGCTTAAAGGCCTTTGTCATCAATTTACTGGTGTCTCAGATGGTCGCGATCAATCGCGCGCAAACGCTGCTGACCTCCATGATCGGTGTTGTGATCTCTGAAGCCACTCTTCTGGCTTTTGTGCTGCGGCTTCATCGTGCCTTGGAGCGGTGGGAGCAGCACGCCACCGCACAGCTGCTGAAAGCACCCTCTATGCATGTGGATGAGACCTCCTTGCGGGTGGATAAGCAAAACCACTGGATACACGTGTACTCCGCAGGGGAGATCACCCTCAAGTTTTTACATCGAAAACGGGGCACGGCAGCGATTTCGTCGATTGATATTATTCCGCGCTACGGTGGCGCCATTATCCATGACTGTTGGTCATCCTACTTGTCCTATGATCACTGCTCTCACGGCCTGTGCGGCTCGCATCTGCTGCGCGAATTGACGTTCATTGTTGACGCCAATGACTACGCCTGGGCGCGCCACATGAAACGCCTTTTACAGGAGAGCTGCGCCACCGTCTCCAGAAGCACGGAAAAGAGATTGACCGATGAAGCGCTGGCGCGGTTGCAAAAGCGCTACCGCACGATTCTCACCCGTGGCGAAAAAGAGCTTCCACCTATTCCCCAAAAGCCCAGCGGCAAACGCGGCAAACTCGCCAAGTCAGATGCGCACAATCTGCTGGAGCGATTGCAAAAACATGAGGCATCCGTCCTGCTGTTCGCCAAAAACCCGCATGTCTCCTTCACCAATAATCGGGCCGAGCGTGATTTGAGAATGTCCAAGGTGAAGCAAAAGGTCTCAGGCTGTTTCCGCTCAGAGATTTATGCTCAGGCTTATTGCCGAATATCAAGCTATCTGCAAACTATGGCCAACAAGGGACATAATCCTCTTATTGCGATTCAAATGGCTCTCGCGGGTGAGGTCAACTTAATCGGGGGTGAGTAG